Sequence from the Candidatus Ancaeobacter aquaticus genome:
TGGGTGAGTTGTGGAGTAACTCTATAGAAGAAACTGTAACGAGTAAGTGAGGGCTGGGTATGTGCGGTATATTTGGGATTTATGGGCATAATGACGCGCCAAAAATGACATATTTAGGGCTTTATGCCCTGCAACATAGAGGGCAGGAAAGCGCGGGAATAGCAACAAGTGACGGTAAAAAACTGTATACGTACAAAGGTATGGGTGTTGTCGGTGATGTGTTTAAGGAAGAGGAGCTGAACTTATTAACTGGTAAAAATGCTATTGGCCATGTGCGTTATTCAACGACCGGGTCAAGTACGATAAAAAATGCGCAGCCGCTCCAAGTGAACTATTCCCGTGGAGAGATCGCTATTGGGCATAACGGGAATCTGGTAAACGCAAATATTTTACGGGATGAGTTAGAAGCATACGGTTCAATATTTCAGACATCAATGGATAGCGAGATCATTGTGCATCTCATGGCACGTTCAAATGAGACAAAGAGGCGTGACACCATGATAGATGCGTTAAAAAAAGTTAAAGGTGCATACTCGCTGGTACTCTTAACTGAATCGGAAATGATCGGTGCGCGCGATCCTCATGGATTCAGACCGCTTGTATTAGGAAAACTTGATGGTTCGTATGTGTTGAGTTCAGAGACATGTTCATTTGATCTTATCGGTGCTGAGTATGTAAGAGACATTGCTCCGGGAGAGATTGTATTCATAAATGAAAAAGGGATTAAATCGGTAAAGCCTTTTGAACCGGCCAAACGTTTATCAAAATGTATCTTTGAATATATTTATTTTGCCCGTCCGGACAGCAACATATTTGGGAAAAATGTACATACTATTCGTAAAGAACTGGGAAGGCAACTTGCACGAGAACATCCCATAAAAGCAGATCTAGTGATACCTGTTCCTGACTCAGGGACATGTGCCGCATTAGGATACGCCCAAGAGTCTGGGATACCGTTTGAAATGGGCATTATTAGAAATCATTATATTGGAAGAACTTTCTTGTCTCCGGTTCAGCTCATACGTGATCTTGGCGTAAAGATTAAATTAAATCCTATTAAGAAAATATTAAAAGGAAAACGTATTGTTGTTGTTGACGATTCAATTGTACGGGGAACAACAAGCAGATCAAGAATAAAAAGTTTGCGTGAAGCAGGCGCAAAAGAAATACATATGAGGATTAGTTGTCCTCCACACCGTCACGCATGTTTTTATGGTATTGATTTTCCCGATGAAAAGAAGCTTATTGCAGCAACACATACGCTCAGCAAGATTAAAAAGTTTCTTAATGTTGATAGTTTAGGGTATTTAAGTAAAGAAGGCATGCTAAAAGCGGTAGAGCATAAAGATGATATGTTTTGTAAGGCATGTTTTGACGGTGATTATTCAGTTGCTATACCAAAAGGTATGAATAAATATATAATGGAAAAACAGAGATCCGAGTAAAATCTCATAGGAGGATTTGTTTTGAGTAAAACCCTTTCATATAAAGATGCCGGAGTTGATATCGAGAAAAGTAATTCACTGAAAAACGATATCAAAAAAATTGTAAAGACCACCTTTACAAAGAATGTGCTAACAAATATCGGTGGGTTTGGCGGGTTATATGCTTTAAATAAAAATAAATATACGAACCCAGTACTAGTTTCCAGTGCAGATGGTGTCGGCACAAAGCTGAAAATCGCATGTATGATGGGTAAACATGATACGGTAGGAATCGATCTGATATGTCATTGTGCAAATGATATTGTTGTGCAGGGAGCGCAGTCACTCTTTTTTCTCGACTATATTGGAACAGGCGCATTAGAACCATCTGAATATAAAGACATCATTTCCGGACTCGCAAAAGGCTGTAAGAAAGTTGGATGTGCCTTGATCGGTGGGGAAACAGCACAGATGCCGGGTATGTATAATATAGGTGAATATGATCTTGTTGGGACAATGGTTGGTATTGTTGAGAAATCTAAGATTGTTGACGGAAAAAAAATACGCCCGGGAGATGTTGTCATAGGTTTGGAGTCAACAGGATTACATACCAACGGATATTCACTTGCCCGAAAAGTATTTTTTGATAAAAAGAAATATAAAGTATCTACTCATATCAGTGAATTGAATACAACACTCGGTGAGGCACTGCTTGCACCACACAAAGATTATTCTCAGAACATACTGAAGCTTTTGAAGAAATATACAATAAAAGGGATAGCGCATATTACCGGTGGCGGTTTTATTGATAATATTCCGCGCATTCTTCCAAAAAATGTTGATGTACACATACAAAAAGGCTCATGGCCTGTTCTACCGATATTCAGCATGTTGCAACGTGAAGGAAATATCCGGGAGACTGAAATGTATAAAACATTTAATATGGGTATAGGAATGGTGCTCATTGTTGACCGAGATGTGTGCGACAAAGTCATGGGCACTTTGAAACGCACAGGCGAAAAAGCATATATAATCGGTGAAGTGAAAAAAGGAAAACGAACAGTATTGCTTAAATAAATGTGATCCCCCCTAGATTTTTTCGGGCTATGCCTCGAAAATCGTAAAACAGGGGGGATAGTTTCCCCTTCGGGGACCAAATCCTTGGAAACTCTACTAGTTTCCTAAGGGCGGCTTGCAAAAGCCACTAGTCTTTTAGCTAGTGCCTTTCGAGCCTCACTAAAACGCACAGGCGAAAAAGCATATATAATCGGTGAAGTGAAAAAAGGCAAACAGAAGGTAGTGCTTAAATAATAATGGGGTAGGCCCATTAGGTATGTGATAACACTATATCTATATAGTGTTGGCAAGATAATTAATTGTTAAAAGTTTTTTCTTAAGACTTATAGCTTACAGCTTATAGCTGGCGAACAAGGAGTTGTAATGAAGACGATCCAAAGAGCATTAATCAGTGTTTCAGATAAAAAAGGCATTGTTGAATTTGCTACAGGCTTGCGTGAATTAAAGATTGAGATAATATCAACAGGAGGCACGGCAAAAACATTAAAAGAGGCGGGATTACCTGTTGTAAATGTCTCAGATTTTACCGGATACCCTGAAATGCTTGACGGGCGCGTCAAGACATTGCATCCAAAAGTACATGGCGGCATACTTGCAAAACGTGATAATCCAAAGCATCTTAAAGAGATACAAGATCATGGTATACAGCCGATAGACATGGTTGTTATTAACCTGTACCCTTTTGAGGAAACGATTGCTAAACCAAATGTAACATTTGAGGAAATTATTGAGAACATTGATATCGGTGGCCCGACAATGCTACGATCTGCAGCGAAAAATTATAAAGATGTTGCGGTGATAGTGAATCCTTCAAAATATAAGGTTATCTTAGATGAGTTAAAGAGAAACAAGTGTGGATTAAGCGATGAATGTAAATTCAGGTTAGCGGTAGAAACGTTTCAGGTGAGTGCACGATATGATGCAGTTATTTATGATTATCTGGGCAATATGTTGCCGAGTGCACGTAAAGAGTTTCCGCCGATATTAACGCTTACATTCAAGAAGTCGCAGGATTTGCGTTATGGCGAGAATCCACACCAAAAAGGTGCATATTATAAGGAAATTGGATGTAAAGAACCCTGCATATCAAATGCAGTACAACACCATGGTAAAGAATTATCATATAATAATATCTTTGATACTGATGCAACATGTGAGCTGATAAAAGAATTTGACCAGCCTGCGGCAGTTATTATCAAGCACGGTAATCCCTGTGGGGCTGCATGTGCCCAGACGATACTCGAGGCATATCAAAAAGCACGAGAGACAGATCCTATATCGGCCTTTGGGGGTATCATTGGTTTTAATAGAAACGTTACGTTACCTGTCGCGCAAGAAATTGTAAAAGATTTTAAAGAAGTTGTTGTCGCGCCATCATTTGATGAAGATGCTGAGGCCCTCTTGAAAGAAAAGAAGAATTTGCGCTTAATGACAATAGAGAACATTGATAAGTGGGCGCCATTAAAGAATAAAACGTATTTTGGTAGAGAACTTAAAAAAGTTGTTGGCG
This genomic interval carries:
- the purF gene encoding amidophosphoribosyltransferase codes for the protein MCGIFGIYGHNDAPKMTYLGLYALQHRGQESAGIATSDGKKLYTYKGMGVVGDVFKEEELNLLTGKNAIGHVRYSTTGSSTIKNAQPLQVNYSRGEIAIGHNGNLVNANILRDELEAYGSIFQTSMDSEIIVHLMARSNETKRRDTMIDALKKVKGAYSLVLLTESEMIGARDPHGFRPLVLGKLDGSYVLSSETCSFDLIGAEYVRDIAPGEIVFINEKGIKSVKPFEPAKRLSKCIFEYIYFARPDSNIFGKNVHTIRKELGRQLAREHPIKADLVIPVPDSGTCAALGYAQESGIPFEMGIIRNHYIGRTFLSPVQLIRDLGVKIKLNPIKKILKGKRIVVVDDSIVRGTTSRSRIKSLREAGAKEIHMRISCPPHRHACFYGIDFPDEKKLIAATHTLSKIKKFLNVDSLGYLSKEGMLKAVEHKDDMFCKACFDGDYSVAIPKGMNKYIMEKQRSE
- the purM gene encoding phosphoribosylformylglycinamidine cyclo-ligase — its product is MSKTLSYKDAGVDIEKSNSLKNDIKKIVKTTFTKNVLTNIGGFGGLYALNKNKYTNPVLVSSADGVGTKLKIACMMGKHDTVGIDLICHCANDIVVQGAQSLFFLDYIGTGALEPSEYKDIISGLAKGCKKVGCALIGGETAQMPGMYNIGEYDLVGTMVGIVEKSKIVDGKKIRPGDVVIGLESTGLHTNGYSLARKVFFDKKKYKVSTHISELNTTLGEALLAPHKDYSQNILKLLKKYTIKGIAHITGGGFIDNIPRILPKNVDVHIQKGSWPVLPIFSMLQREGNIRETEMYKTFNMGIGMVLIVDRDVCDKVMGTLKRTGEKAYIIGEVKKGKRTVLLK
- the purH gene encoding bifunctional phosphoribosylaminoimidazolecarboxamide formyltransferase/IMP cyclohydrolase, which produces MKTIQRALISVSDKKGIVEFATGLRELKIEIISTGGTAKTLKEAGLPVVNVSDFTGYPEMLDGRVKTLHPKVHGGILAKRDNPKHLKEIQDHGIQPIDMVVINLYPFEETIAKPNVTFEEIIENIDIGGPTMLRSAAKNYKDVAVIVNPSKYKVILDELKRNKCGLSDECKFRLAVETFQVSARYDAVIYDYLGNMLPSARKEFPPILTLTFKKSQDLRYGENPHQKGAYYKEIGCKEPCISNAVQHHGKELSYNNIFDTDATCELIKEFDQPAAVIIKHGNPCGAACAQTILEAYQKARETDPISAFGGIIGFNRNVTLPVAQEIVKDFKEVVVAPSFDEDAEALLKEKKNLRLMTIENIDKWAPLKNKTYFGRELKKVVGGLLMQERDTEMYREDDLKVVTERKPTDEELKTLLFAWTNVKHVKSNAIVLARGSETVGVGAGQMSRVDSVRIAIQKANKEVKGSVLASDAFFPFRDSIDAIAAEGIIAVIQPGGSVKDEEVIAACNEHNIAMVFTGMRHFKH